In a single window of the Roseiconus lacunae genome:
- a CDS encoding serine/threonine-protein kinase: MKPPEYLGPYRVGEMLGKGGMGAVYQAQHVKSGDLVAVKLIALQISDEMRFRRRFDIEIKTLQRLSHPNIVKLIGFGEEKDLLFYSMEYVEGQSLQERIRELKKLPWGQVLDIAIQICAALKHAHDIGVIHRDLKPANLLVKEDSTIKLVDFGISKIFGYNLTAAGSIMGTADYMAPEQATEGVATARTDLYALGCVIYAMTCGRPPFRGKNVTEVIESLKHKDPVPLDLIDPDLPDDLVQLVNELLEKDPANRPPTALAVMNRLKAMRSGLQKMGTLVDRPSDGAKPFSESPTVDTKVSGDDNDRTGKTPSGKTPASKTVAAVDRTRPDDTIEFQSDESGTAATQVNPSAKTVGLEQDAGQTIQATSAPGTDVTNRSVHSVNVSLGRGRTADQPSSDTSVGTSAKTHFQTVSDDEVRRGFFEDSAGDDQHSSMRTFSIIAIVIVLAVGIFVLIAQLRGPSPEDLIATIESFSAGQTFERKNELERFIKLFPDHPQADSFRDQLTAYQVDATVRRLRLRAKLRTDDGPLYETAFLQAMNLRDSDPEAAKEQLQQWIDVFHDSSMTSEDAQLELQRLAAFEIERLASNGASTADDPKLTELLQRIEDAKSLPVDERRRLLEGIQTLYEGQDWADAALKRAQALLDEG, encoded by the coding sequence ATGAAGCCACCTGAATATCTAGGCCCCTATCGCGTCGGTGAAATGCTGGGCAAAGGCGGAATGGGCGCGGTCTATCAAGCGCAGCATGTCAAGTCGGGTGACTTGGTCGCGGTGAAGTTAATCGCGTTGCAAATCTCCGACGAGATGCGATTCCGTCGCCGTTTCGATATCGAAATTAAGACCCTTCAGCGTCTCAGCCACCCAAACATCGTCAAGCTGATAGGGTTCGGAGAAGAAAAGGACCTGCTGTTCTATTCGATGGAATATGTCGAAGGGCAGTCATTGCAAGAACGCATCCGCGAACTGAAGAAACTGCCCTGGGGCCAAGTCCTCGACATCGCGATCCAAATTTGCGCGGCGCTCAAGCACGCCCACGACATTGGCGTGATTCACCGCGACTTAAAGCCAGCCAATTTACTCGTCAAGGAAGACAGCACGATCAAGCTGGTCGACTTCGGGATCAGCAAGATCTTTGGTTATAACCTGACCGCGGCAGGTTCGATCATGGGGACCGCCGACTACATGGCCCCCGAGCAGGCGACCGAGGGTGTCGCCACGGCGCGGACGGACCTGTACGCACTTGGCTGCGTGATCTACGCGATGACTTGTGGTCGCCCGCCGTTTCGCGGCAAAAATGTGACCGAAGTCATCGAGTCCCTTAAACATAAAGATCCCGTCCCGTTGGACTTGATCGATCCGGACCTCCCCGACGATCTCGTTCAACTGGTCAATGAGCTGCTCGAAAAAGATCCCGCCAATCGCCCGCCGACCGCGCTCGCGGTGATGAATCGCTTAAAGGCGATGCGCAGTGGATTGCAAAAAATGGGAACGCTGGTCGACCGTCCGTCCGACGGTGCCAAACCATTTTCGGAATCCCCCACGGTGGATACCAAAGTTTCCGGCGATGACAACGATCGCACGGGAAAGACGCCTTCGGGCAAAACGCCCGCGTCAAAAACGGTCGCCGCCGTTGACCGTACCCGGCCCGACGATACGATTGAATTCCAATCCGACGAAAGCGGAACCGCTGCTACTCAGGTAAACCCGTCTGCGAAAACCGTTGGGCTTGAACAAGACGCCGGCCAAACGATCCAGGCGACATCTGCACCGGGAACTGATGTCACCAATCGGTCGGTTCATTCGGTCAACGTGTCGTTGGGCCGAGGACGAACGGCAGATCAGCCTTCCAGTGATACCTCCGTCGGTACATCCGCGAAAACACACTTCCAAACCGTTTCTGATGATGAAGTGCGCCGCGGCTTCTTTGAAGATTCCGCGGGCGATGACCAGCATTCGTCGATGCGAACGTTTTCGATCATTGCGATCGTGATCGTCTTAGCCGTGGGAATATTTGTCTTGATCGCTCAGCTTCGCGGCCCTTCGCCGGAAGACTTGATCGCGACGATCGAAAGTTTTTCCGCAGGGCAAACCTTTGAACGGAAAAACGAACTTGAACGTTTCATCAAGTTGTTCCCCGATCATCCCCAAGCCGACTCGTTCCGCGACCAACTGACGGCCTACCAAGTCGATGCGACCGTACGACGCTTACGCTTGCGGGCCAAACTCCGGACCGATGATGGTCCGCTTTATGAAACGGCGTTCTTACAAGCCATGAACCTTCGCGATTCCGATCCCGAAGCTGCCAAAGAGCAATTGCAACAATGGATCGACGTGTTCCATGATTCGAGCATGACGTCCGAAGACGCGCAGCTCGAATTGCAGCGACTCGCAGCGTTTGAGATCGAGCGTTTGGCATCGAACGGTGCTTCAACGGCCGACGATCCTAAGCTGACAGAACTGCTGCAGCGAATCGAAGACGCCAAGTCGTTGCCGGTTGACGAACGACGTCGCTTGCTCGAAGGCATTCAAACGCTATACGAAGGACAAGATTGGGCGGACGCCGCACTCAAACGAGCCCAAGCGTTATTGGATGAAGGATGA